The Candidatus Zixiibacteriota bacterium genome includes the window AACGCGTTCAGCCTGAATCCGAAAGGCGAGAAAGTCGTGCGGATCTGCGTCGGCACCGCCTGCCATATCCGTGGCGCGAAGTTACTGCAGGATCAGATCGAGAACGAACTGGGCATCAAGGCCGGCCAGACAACGGCGGACATGAAGTTCTCGCTGGAAGTGGTCGCCTGCGTGGGCGCCTGCGCGATGGCGCCGGTGGTGATCGTCAACGAGAAGTACCACGGCG containing:
- a CDS encoding NAD(P)H-dependent oxidoreductase subunit E; protein product: MTHDFSRLPEIMGKHQPDGSSLIMLLQDIQREYRYLPCEALKQTADYLHVPLSKVFSVATFYNAFSLNPKGEKVVRICVGTACHIRGAKLLQDQIENELGIKAGQTTADMKFSLEVVACVGACAMAPVVIVNEKYHGGVKVSQAKKLVKG